From the genome of Sphingomonas sp. HMP6, one region includes:
- a CDS encoding AbrB/MazE/SpoVT family DNA-binding domain-containing protein gives MTEVIVGKWGSSLAVRVPLDVARAAGLKDGEHVEVATEGGDRHRQVKPCGFAVPDRRAIADV, from the coding sequence ATGACTGAAGTGATCGTTGGCAAGTGGGGTAGCAGCCTGGCAGTCCGGGTGCCGCTCGATGTCGCCCGTGCCGCTGGGCTCAAGGATGGCGAGCATGTCGAGGTCGCAACCGAAGGCGGCGACAGGCACCGTCAAGTTAAGCCCTGTGGCTTTGCGGTGCCGGATCGGAGGGCTATTGCGGATGTATGA
- a CDS encoding IS5 family transposase, with translation MAWTGIARHEHSREGLRYPSDMTDREWMLTAPFIPPAKRGGRRRTTDMREAVNAMLYIAASGCAWRLLPKCFPPVSTVRRYFYAWRDCGLFDAMNMALVMNLREIEGREASPSAGVIDSQSVKTTESGGICGYDAGKKIKGRKRHILTDTCGFLVFILVHGADIQDRDGAVDVLKAIRQRFPWLRHVFADGGYAGPKLRDAMARHGNWTIEIIKRSDTAKGFEILPRRWVVERTFAWLGRCRRLAKDWETSIASSTAWALLASIRMLTRRTAKYCYA, from the coding sequence ATGGCATGGACTGGTATTGCCCGGCATGAGCATAGCCGGGAAGGGTTGCGCTATCCAAGCGATATGACGGATCGGGAATGGATGCTGACGGCACCGTTTATCCCGCCCGCGAAGCGGGGTGGGCGGCGTCGCACGACGGATATGCGAGAAGCAGTGAACGCCATGCTCTACATTGCCGCGAGTGGTTGTGCATGGCGGCTGTTGCCGAAATGCTTTCCGCCGGTTTCGACCGTGCGGCGCTATTTCTACGCCTGGCGCGATTGCGGTCTGTTCGATGCGATGAACATGGCGTTGGTCATGAACCTGCGCGAAATCGAAGGACGCGAGGCCTCGCCCAGCGCCGGTGTGATCGATAGCCAGTCGGTCAAAACAACGGAAAGCGGGGGAATTTGCGGCTATGATGCAGGCAAGAAGATCAAGGGTCGCAAGCGCCATATCCTGACCGACACATGCGGTTTTCTGGTCTTCATCCTTGTCCACGGGGCTGACATTCAGGACCGGGACGGCGCTGTCGATGTGCTCAAAGCGATCCGCCAGCGCTTCCCATGGCTGCGCCATGTCTTTGCCGATGGCGGCTATGCCGGGCCGAAGCTGCGCGACGCCATGGCTCGCCATGGCAACTGGACCATCGAGATCATCAAGCGCTCCGATACCGCCAAAGGCTTCGAAATCCTTCCCCGGCGCTGGGTCGTCGAGCGCACTTTTGCATGGCTCGGTCGATGTCGCCGCCTCGCCAAAGACTGGGAGACCTCCATCGCATCGTCAACCGCATGGGCGCTGCTGGCATCCATCCGAATGCTCACCCGAAGGACCGCAAAATACTGCTACGCTTGA
- a CDS encoding DEAD/DEAH box helicase, whose product MIPSITNALIADAIQTTNMVTAGHAYWLQDRVSALEIDADMALISAEVRGGAARPYEVTILFPDYEGAAVDAHIDCSCPVGFDCKHAAAVLFAAQALQSSALGTSAHLARIAPQVSARPVPLSQPLLQWLAEAQDEIQAAKRSVFDLVYVFVPRALHDGKARKGKSLPIAGEPLPQRLAVSVWIWGQDGSGQFGRGQPKWLQPSAYALRDGALALGPVDQWLVRRMSNYGGDLDNNGTPKGAAGGDWIEKVIATGQARWRKADGPALRWGDDQAAQWRWVTLAGGEQRLALDGVTHGQILLATAPPIILDEATGLMHRVQCDADAILAQRLLLMPPVPPEAVAQLAEHWPGIVGGAVPAPGLANLNDLGLMAPVPVLTFVQDKVDAILPHRRGYYSSSTYKRDMAVTRLSFGYSGTIVTPSTDAAQIISNSVNGFVRFTRDLAAEAQALDQMFAHGLMPLEAFDEIKTKPAQRWDFAPHPLAQSTDFAVFMQTALAPLRAQGWRIEYGPKWQLTLAEVSGEDIQFDVTPSGTDWFDISLGARIDGKVFDILPMLRQLLAIGGPALLEQAGESITVAIGPGKLAQLPTQQIRPVLAMLLEMALHEREATGRLRLPGSDIAVLADLEKASAGHIVWRGGDALRLLARALTRIELETTVTPASFKATLRPYQQQGLDWLQALHSAGFGGVLADDMGLGKTVQALAHIATLKAAGNLGAPVLIICPTSVLPNWQAEIAQFTPELGVVLWHGNDRQSRNEALGKADIILSSYPLLLRDHKLFAAQNPGLILFDEAQVLKNPKTAGFRAAKTLKAPQIIALSGTPVENQLTDIWSLMDLVTPNLLGPLDQFKRTIDKPIARDNDDQAKALLRRRLKPFMLRRTKDEVARDLPAKTEIPEWIDLEKNQLASYESLRLLMQKRVRDEIARVGLLRSQIVFLDALLKLRQLCCDPRLVPQLSGKGAGSAKLARLLEMLPELLREGRRILLFSQFTSMLDLIKPELDALQIAHVEIRGSTQDRETPVRRFQAGEVPLILVSLKAGGTGLNLTAADTVILYDPWWNPAVEAQAIDRAHRIGQSKPVFVHRLIARDTIEEKILGLQDKKRALAAMLWEGDDATPAKITEADVAFLLG is encoded by the coding sequence ATGATACCCTCGATCACGAACGCGCTGATAGCGGATGCCATTCAAACCACAAACATGGTCACTGCCGGACACGCCTACTGGTTGCAAGACCGGGTCAGCGCGTTGGAAATCGACGCTGACATGGCATTGATATCCGCCGAAGTCAGAGGCGGCGCGGCCAGACCGTATGAAGTGACCATTTTATTCCCTGACTATGAAGGGGCCGCTGTCGATGCCCATATCGACTGCAGCTGCCCGGTCGGGTTCGACTGCAAGCATGCAGCTGCTGTGTTGTTTGCGGCGCAAGCCCTACAGTCCTCGGCATTGGGGACGTCAGCACATCTTGCTCGCATCGCGCCGCAAGTATCTGCTCGCCCGGTGCCGCTTTCACAGCCCCTGCTGCAATGGCTCGCTGAGGCGCAAGATGAAATCCAGGCTGCAAAGCGTAGTGTTTTCGATCTGGTCTATGTTTTTGTGCCGCGAGCGCTGCATGACGGCAAGGCCCGCAAGGGCAAGTCACTCCCGATAGCTGGCGAGCCATTGCCGCAGCGCCTGGCTGTGAGTGTCTGGATATGGGGTCAGGACGGCAGCGGCCAGTTTGGGCGCGGCCAGCCAAAATGGCTCCAGCCCAGCGCTTATGCGCTGCGCGACGGAGCGCTTGCGCTGGGGCCGGTGGACCAATGGCTGGTCCGCCGCATGAGCAACTATGGCGGCGATCTCGACAACAACGGCACGCCAAAGGGCGCGGCGGGCGGCGACTGGATCGAAAAGGTCATTGCCACTGGCCAGGCGCGTTGGCGCAAGGCCGATGGGCCAGCGCTGCGCTGGGGCGACGATCAAGCAGCACAATGGCGCTGGGTGACGCTCGCGGGCGGAGAGCAGCGGCTTGCCCTGGATGGCGTCACACACGGGCAGATCCTGCTTGCCACAGCGCCGCCGATCATCCTCGATGAAGCCACCGGCCTGATGCACCGGGTGCAATGCGATGCCGATGCCATTCTTGCCCAGCGTCTGTTGCTGATGCCGCCGGTCCCGCCCGAGGCAGTTGCACAGTTGGCAGAGCATTGGCCCGGGATCGTTGGCGGTGCGGTGCCGGCGCCCGGATTGGCGAACTTGAACGACCTCGGCCTCATGGCGCCGGTGCCGGTGCTGACATTCGTCCAGGACAAGGTCGATGCTATCCTGCCCCACCGCCGGGGCTATTATTCATCGTCCACCTATAAACGCGACATGGCAGTCACGCGGCTAAGCTTTGGTTATTCCGGTACCATCGTAACGCCATCCACGGATGCCGCCCAGATCATCAGCAACAGCGTAAACGGTTTTGTCCGCTTTACCCGCGATCTGGCAGCAGAAGCGCAGGCGCTCGACCAGATGTTTGCGCATGGGCTCATGCCGCTGGAAGCGTTCGACGAAATCAAGACCAAGCCAGCCCAGCGCTGGGATTTTGCGCCGCACCCGCTTGCCCAGTCGACGGATTTTGCGGTGTTCATGCAGACCGCTCTTGCACCGCTGCGAGCGCAGGGTTGGCGGATCGAGTACGGCCCAAAATGGCAACTGACCCTTGCCGAGGTAAGCGGCGAAGACATCCAGTTCGATGTCACGCCTTCGGGCACCGACTGGTTCGACATCAGCCTTGGCGCTCGCATCGACGGAAAGGTCTTCGATATCCTCCCCATGCTGCGCCAATTGCTGGCAATCGGCGGGCCAGCGTTGCTTGAGCAGGCAGGCGAAAGCATCACCGTCGCAATTGGCCCCGGCAAGCTCGCGCAACTGCCGACCCAGCAGATCAGGCCGGTGCTGGCGATGCTCCTCGAAATGGCGCTTCACGAGCGCGAAGCAACAGGCCGGCTACGTCTTCCAGGCAGCGACATCGCGGTGCTGGCCGACCTCGAGAAGGCGAGCGCCGGCCATATTGTTTGGCGCGGCGGTGATGCGCTGCGGCTGCTTGCCCGCGCACTCACCCGGATCGAGCTGGAAACGACGGTCACGCCGGCCAGCTTCAAGGCTACACTGCGGCCTTATCAGCAGCAAGGGCTGGACTGGCTGCAAGCGCTTCACAGCGCCGGATTCGGCGGTGTCCTTGCCGATGACATGGGGCTGGGCAAAACCGTGCAGGCACTCGCCCATATCGCCACGCTCAAGGCTGCGGGCAATCTCGGCGCACCTGTGCTGATAATCTGTCCGACCTCGGTGCTGCCCAACTGGCAAGCCGAGATCGCCCAATTTACGCCCGAACTTGGCGTTGTGCTTTGGCATGGCAATGATCGGCAAAGCCGGAACGAGGCACTCGGGAAGGCCGATATCATCCTTTCGAGCTATCCCTTGCTGCTGCGCGACCACAAGCTGTTCGCAGCGCAAAACCCCGGCTTGATCCTGTTCGACGAAGCCCAGGTGCTGAAAAACCCCAAGACCGCAGGCTTCAGGGCTGCGAAGACCCTCAAAGCCCCACAGATCATTGCGCTATCAGGAACGCCGGTTGAAAATCAACTGACCGACATCTGGAGCCTGATGGACCTCGTGACACCCAATCTGCTGGGGCCGCTCGACCAGTTCAAGCGCACGATCGACAAACCGATCGCACGCGACAACGACGATCAGGCAAAGGCGCTCCTGCGCCGGCGCCTCAAGCCTTTCATGCTCCGCCGCACCAAGGATGAGGTGGCCCGTGATCTGCCAGCAAAGACCGAAATCCCGGAATGGATCGATCTCGAGAAAAACCAGCTGGCCAGTTACGAGAGCCTGCGGCTGCTGATGCAGAAGCGCGTCCGCGACGAGATTGCTCGCGTCGGCCTCCTGCGATCGCAAATCGTCTTTCTCGATGCGTTGCTCAAGCTCCGGCAGTTGTGCTGCGACCCACGATTGGTGCCACAGTTGAGCGGCAAAGGCGCTGGCTCGGCAAAACTCGCCCGGCTTTTGGAGATGCTGCCCGAACTTTTGCGCGAGGGTCGCCGCATTCTCCTGTTCAGCCAGTTCACCTCGATGCTCGACCTGATCAAACCCGAACTGGATGCCTTGCAGATTGCGCATGTTGAAATTCGCGGGAGCACTCAGGACCGCGAAACCCCTGTCCGGCGATTCCAGGCCGGCGAGGTGCCCCTGATCCTTGTCAGCCTCAAGGCGGGGGGCACTGGCCTTAACCTGACTGCGGCCGATACCGTGATCCTTTACGATCCTTGGTGGAACCCGGCGGTCGAGGCGCAAGCAATCGACCGCGCTCATCGCATCGGCCAGTCCAAGCCGGTCTTTGTTCACCGTCTCATCGCCCGTGACACGATCGAAGAGAAGATCCTTGGCCTTCAGGACAAAAAGCGCGCATTGGCCGCGATGCTCTGGGAAGGCGACGACGCCACACCCGCCAAGATTACCGAGGCGGATGTAGCCTTTCTGCTCGGGTGA
- a CDS encoding DNA topoisomerase, whose amino-acid sequence MADQIVITEKTSQAKDVRAAIGSRYGEVFPAEGHLFDLEEPEDAVPEWKRWSPMLLRPEGLYATRPANGGNKAAKLKAIREALRDARRVWLATDCDREGQLIGQEILEHYNYRGEVMRVLFTAQDPQTIRDSFNRAKPNSEYARVYAAAVARRQADQIYNLSLTRTATVILGKGTRGVIGVGRVKTPALAIVCKRELEIRDFVAVTYFEMVATAKVAGGQFRMRHAPPERILKRENAEIVVRAAQNFEGHRQVKPCGFAVPDRRAIADV is encoded by the coding sequence ATGGCCGATCAGATCGTCATCACCGAGAAAACCAGCCAGGCGAAAGACGTGCGCGCGGCGATCGGTTCGCGCTATGGCGAAGTGTTCCCCGCCGAGGGGCATTTGTTTGATCTGGAGGAACCTGAGGATGCGGTTCCCGAATGGAAGCGCTGGTCACCGATGTTGCTGCGTCCCGAAGGGCTTTACGCCACCCGGCCGGCAAATGGCGGCAACAAGGCCGCAAAGCTGAAAGCTATACGCGAGGCGCTGCGCGACGCCAGGCGGGTCTGGCTTGCCACCGATTGCGACCGCGAGGGACAACTCATCGGGCAGGAAATCCTCGAACACTATAATTACCGCGGCGAGGTGATGCGGGTGCTGTTCACAGCGCAGGATCCGCAGACCATCCGCGACTCGTTCAACCGCGCCAAACCCAATTCAGAATACGCCCGGGTTTACGCTGCTGCAGTGGCTCGCCGCCAGGCCGACCAGATCTACAACCTGTCGCTGACCCGGACCGCGACGGTGATCTTGGGCAAAGGCACCAGGGGCGTCATCGGGGTTGGCCGTGTGAAAACACCGGCGCTTGCCATTGTGTGCAAACGCGAACTGGAAATCCGCGACTTCGTTGCCGTGACCTATTTCGAAATGGTCGCCACCGCCAAGGTCGCAGGCGGTCAGTTCAGAATGCGCCATGCACCGCCGGAACGGATTCTCAAACGCGAGAATGCCGAGATCGTCGTCAGGGCCGCACAGAACTTTGAAGGGCACCGTCAAGTTAAGCCCTGTGGCTTTGCGGTGCCGGATCGGAGGGCTATTGCGGATGTATGA
- a CDS encoding IS6 family transposase, with amino-acid sequence MTTSRDPIYAGYRYPPEIICYAVWLYFRYPLSLRMVEELLAARGIEVSYETVRQWGLKFGEVFARRIRQRAPQRGDKWHLDEVVITIAGHKHWLWRAVDQQGFVLDVLVQSRRNTKAARRLLRKLLKKQGRAPRVMITDKLRSYGAAKRTIMPGVEHRQHKGLNNRAENSHQPTRRRERIMKGFKSPRHVQRFLSTHDQIAHVFSRPPLASAATVRSARTQAFTHWAEVTGVAMAA; translated from the coding sequence ATGACCACATCACGAGACCCGATTTACGCGGGTTACCGCTATCCTCCCGAGATCATCTGCTACGCGGTCTGGCTGTATTTCCGGTACCCGCTGAGCCTGCGGATGGTCGAGGAACTGTTGGCTGCGCGCGGTATCGAGGTCAGCTATGAGACGGTTCGGCAATGGGGGCTGAAGTTCGGTGAGGTCTTTGCCCGCCGCATCCGGCAGCGAGCGCCGCAACGCGGCGACAAATGGCATCTCGACGAAGTCGTGATCACCATCGCCGGGCACAAACACTGGCTGTGGCGCGCGGTTGACCAGCAGGGCTTTGTTCTGGACGTCCTTGTCCAGAGCCGGCGCAACACCAAGGCTGCCCGCCGTCTGCTACGCAAACTGCTGAAGAAACAGGGTCGGGCTCCCCGGGTGATGATCACCGACAAGCTCAGAAGCTACGGCGCCGCCAAACGAACCATCATGCCCGGCGTCGAGCACCGCCAGCACAAGGGCCTCAACAACCGGGCCGAGAATTCCCACCAGCCAACAAGGCGACGAGAGCGCATCATGAAGGGCTTCAAGTCGCCGCGCCACGTCCAGCGCTTCCTGTCCACCCACGATCAAATTGCCCACGTCTTTTCCCGCCCGCCTCTTGCCAGCGCCGCCACCGTCCGTTCTGCCCGCACCCAGGCGTTCACGCACTGGGCTGAGGTGACCGGCGTCGCAATGGCCGCATGA